From the Tachyglossus aculeatus isolate mTacAcu1 chromosome 21, mTacAcu1.pri, whole genome shotgun sequence genome, one window contains:
- the LOC119942774 gene encoding sesquipedalian-1-like: MKLHRKPLLGYLRGSGGRRPDREGMLLKKGYRNPTYQRRWFVLWGNILYYLERQGDQSPLGLILLENCQVEPRPEASVPFAFAISFPAAEDGRAYRLAAESEAELGGWLRALSGAGWGVLLRLLGPLEAQYRRVCEQAGLEARALPPDQASGSFSPRPAVPSGFQELHRRFGEEIRALRGRPARGQGHLLDFG; the protein is encoded by the coding sequence ATGAAGCTGCACCGAAAGCCGCTGCTGGGCTACCTCCGCGGGAGCGGGGGCCGCAGGCCGGACCGGGAGGGGATGCTCCTGAAGAAGGGCTACCGCAACCCCACCTATCAGCGCCGCTGGTTTGTCCTGTGGGGGAACATCCTCTACTACCTGGAGCGGCAGGGAGACCAGTCGCCTCTGGGCCTGATCCTGCTGGAGAACTGCCAGGTGGAGCCTCGGCCGGAGGCCAGCGTGCCCTTCGCCTTCGCCATCTCCTTCCCGGCCGCCGAGGACGGCCGGGCCTACAGGCTGGCGGCCGAGAGCGAGGCGGAACTGGGGGGCTGGCTGCGGGCCCTGAGCGGGGCCGGCTGGGGGGTCCTGCTCCGGCTCCTGGGGCCCCTGGAGGCCCAGTACCGCCGCGTCTGTGAGCAGGCCGGGCTGGAAGCCCGGGCCTTGCCCCCGGACCAAGCGAGCGGCTCCTTCTCCCCCCGTCCCGCGGTCCCTTCGGGCTTCCAGGAGCTGCACCGGCGGTTCGGAGAGGAGATCCGGGCGCTGAGGGGAAGGCCGGCCCGGGGACAGGGCCACCTCTTGGACTTCGGATAA